One part of the Glycine soja cultivar W05 chromosome 11, ASM419377v2, whole genome shotgun sequence genome encodes these proteins:
- the LOC114373904 gene encoding cysteine proteinase inhibitor 1-like: MRHHCLLLLSLVLVSYAARRSKSALGGWSPIKDVNDSHVAKIANYAVSEYDKRSGAKLTLVKVSKGETQVVAGTNYRLVLKVKNGSTTASYQATVLEKPWLHFRNLTSFKPLRS; the protein is encoded by the coding sequence ATGAGACACCACTGTCTCCTTCTCCTCTCCCTCGTCTTGGTCTCCTACGCTGCCCGGCGGTCGAAATCTGCGCTGGGCGGCTGGAGCCCCATCAAGGACGTGAACGACAGCCACGTGGCGAAGATCGCGAACTACGCGGTGAGCGAGTACGACAAGCGTTCTGGGGCAAAGCTGACGCTGGTCAAGGTATCAAAGGGCGAGACTCAGGTCGTGGCCGGCACCAACTACCGCCTGGTCCTCAAGGTCAAGAATGGATCCACCACGGCCAGTTACCAAGCCACCGTGCTGGAGAAGCCTTGGCTCCATTTCAGGAATCTCACTTCCTTCAAACCCCTTCGTTCTTAG